From the genome of Pseudonocardia sp. EC080619-01:
GCTGACCGAGGAGCAGGCCCGCCGCCGGCTCGTCCCGTCCCGGACGACGCTGCTGGGACTGGTCGGGCACGCGGCGTTCGTCGAGACGGTCTGGTTCGGACAGGCCGTGACCGGGGCGACGCGGGCGGAGCTCGGCATCCCGGAGTCGGTCGAGGACTCCTTCGAGTTCACCGACGACGACACCGTGGCCGCGGTCCGCGCCCGCTACCGCGCGGTGGCCGAGCGGTCCCGCGCCGCCGTCGCCGACCTGTCGCTGGACGACACCGTGCACGGCCGCGGGCGGCCGATCACGGTGCGCTGGCTGCACCTGCAGGTGCTGCGGGAGCTGGCCCACCACTGCGGGCACGCGGACATCCTGCGGGAGCAGGTGCTCGCCGCCGACCGGGCGGGGTGATCGACCGTCACCCCGAGCCGGCGGGGCCCGGGGACCCGGTGCGCCGGGCCGGGTCCGGCGGAGCCGTCGGCGCCGCCCCCGGACCGCCCGGGTCGGCCCCGGAGACCCCGGGCCCGGCCGACGGCCCCGGTGCACCGTCGCCACCGGGAGCGGTGCCCGGCGTCGTGCCCGCCCCGGGTGCCGGACCGGCCGGCGTCGTGCCCGCCCCGGGCGCCGTGCCAGGGTCCGGCTCGGTACCCGCACCCGGCGAGGAACCGGACCCGGGCTCCGTCCCCGCACCGGGAGTCGTGCCCGGTGCCGGGGCCGTGCCGGGTGCCGTGCCCGTTCCGGGCGGCTGCCCCTGCCCCGGCTCCGTGCCGGGCGCCGTCCCCGGCCCGGTGTCCGGCGGGGCGGTGGGGGCCGCTCCCCGCGTCGGAGCGGGTCGCGCCGGCGCGCCCGGGCCCGGCCGGGCCTGAACACCACCGCCGGGCCCGGCACCCGGCGCCGGAGCCGGTGGGCGGTGCGCACCGGCACCCGGTCGCGGCGCGACCGGACCGGGCTCGGCGGCGCGATGGGCGGGCCGCCGCTCCGGCTCCACCGGCCGCGACGGATCTCCCGCACCGGGGAGGCGGGCGACGGCGCCGGGGTCCACCGCGTCCGGGACCGGACCGGGCGCCGCGCGCGGGCCGCCGTCGACCGCCGGCGGGTCCGCGACGGCGGGCGGCGTCCCGAGCTGCGGCCAGCCGCCGTCCGGGCGTGCGGCGGCGACCGCGACCGCGACCCCGCCCGCCGCACCCGCGACGGCCAGTACCGCGCCCGCGACGCCGAGCGTCACCGCCCGCGACACCGTCCGGGACGGCGTGGCGGGGACGACCGGCATCGGTCCACCGTGGAGCGTCGGTGCCGGGTCAGTGGTCACGACCGGCTCGGCCGGCTCACC
Proteins encoded in this window:
- a CDS encoding DinB family protein; this encodes MTSPFAVQDGAERAQLTAFLDEYRALLDASLDGLTEEQARRRLVPSRTTLLGLVGHAAFVETVWFGQAVTGATRAELGIPESVEDSFEFTDDDTVAAVRARYRAVAERSRAAVADLSLDDTVHGRGRPITVRWLHLQVLRELAHHCGHADILREQVLAADRAG